The genome window TCGCCATATAGTTGTTTATCTGTTGAGTTTCTTCAGCAGCTATTTCCTGCACATAACTTTCAGCATTTCTAATGACCTGATGCTCAAAAATCCGTTGTATTACAAGTCCAATAAGCAGGAATAATGGAATTGATACTATCGTCAGATCAATTATAATTTTCTGGGTCAGATTAAGGTTTATTTTTTTCATAGCTTTTACAACTTCACCATAGAATAACATCACTTAGGTTATCGACTTGTGCTTTGAAGGTGTTAATAATGAATTCTTATTGGCGTTTTGTTGTATAATAACAAGGGTTTGGATTGGTTATAAAATAGTTATCGGTCTTAAATAAATTCTTGCAAGAGGGGGGATGTTGGTCTAAAATCCAGAAAAATTAGTGGAATACACAATAAAGGGATTTAAAATGGAAATAATACCAGCAATCGACATTCTTGGCGGTAAATGCGTTAGACTCGTTCAGGGCGAATATAACAGATATATTAACTACGAGGACGACCCCACAAAAAAAGCCGTTGAGTTTAAAAACGCCGGTGCTGAATGGCTTCATATTATAGATTTAGATGGCGCAAAAGTCGGCAGATGTGTAAATATTGACGCCATACGCGACATAGCCGCAAATATGAAAGATTTAAAAATTCAGGTTGGCGGCGGTATTCGTGAAAGACAAAGCGTTATTGATTTGCTCGAAATGGGCATAACACGTGTAATCCTCGGCACAAAAGCGGTTCACGATTTTGACTGGTTTAGTACGGTGGTCAATGAGCATCCCGGCAAAATCGTTTTGAGTCTTGACGCTCGCGGCACAAAAATCGCGACTGACGGCTGGAAGACGGATACTTCGTATGAGCTTATTGATATTGCACAAAAGGCTGCTTTGCTGCCGCTTGATGCCATAATTTTCACGGACATTAATAAGGATGGGATGTTGTCCGGCCCGAATATTGAGAGAACGAAACATCTGGCAGAGACGATAAAGCTGCCGATTATTGCCGCCGGCGGCATTACGACGATTGAAGATATTCAAAAACTTGCGGAAACAAAAGTTATCGCAGCCGCGATTGTCGGCAGGGCGCTTTACGAGAACACAATCGACCTGCCACAGGCCATTGAGTTGTGTAAAAAACTTAATTGACCTTTATATAAAAAATGACTCCTGGCACCGTTTATTGTTGTGAATTGTGGACACGTTTTTCAGCTCAAAAAACGCTATCAAAATGCTCAAAAAGCATCAAAAACTGTAAAAAACACCTCAAAAGTGCTTCAAAGTATTAACTTTTCAATCAAAAACCTCAATTTTTCAGTTCATTTACCCCCGAAAACGACACTTTTCGACATTTTTTGACACTAAAACGTAACTAAATCGCACTGAATTCAAGTAAAATCATTTGGAATGGTAGTAAAATCGTTTGAAATCGTCAGAAAAATTAAGGATGTTTAAACTCGTATTTAGTGAAGCGTATTTCGTATCTCGTGAACTAACAGACGCACAGCCGTCCTCTGCGAGGATTGAAATGCGTCTCTACCACCAATTTATGTGGGGTATTATATCATATTTTTATCTTTTTTTCAAGGAAAAAGATAAAAATAGAAAGTCGAAAATTGAGAGGTGAAAGTAGAATCGCCCATTCGGCTTCGCTCTGGGCAGGCTCTGCGGCGAAGAATTTTTATGGAGTTGAATTGTTGAGAAATGGTGATAAAATCAGTTTTTTAATTCTTTCAAGTGAGGAATAATTTTAAATGGCAAAAACTTCAGAGACAGGACAAATAAATATTAAACAAGCTCTTAACAAGGCTTTTAGAAAATTAAGACCAACCAGAGCAGAAATTGATACGCTAAAATCCAATCTCACAAAGCTTCTTAACGGAGTAACTCCAAAAGAATCAGAAGAATATCACAAGAACCTACTTAAAGATTTCCTGAAAGATACAGCTTTTTCAAATTGTTCTATCAACACAAAAGAAAGAATTGATCTTGTCATACATAACGGCAAAGAACCAACGTCAGATGTCGGAATTATCATAGAGGTAAAAGCTCCCAGCAATAAAAATGAAATGCCAACAACAGATAATCTCAATGCAAAAGCCACACAGGAGTTGTTGTTTTATTTTTTAAGGGAACGAATTACACATAAAAATCACGACATCAAACATCTCATCATTACCAACCTGTATGAATGGTTTATATTCGATGCAAAAAAAATTGACAAATTAGCAGACGATACGAAGCTTAAAAAACACTTTAAGGATTTTGATGAAGGCCGCTTGACTTTTGTTAAAACGGAATCGTTCTACAAGGAAATTATCAGCCCTGTATTAAAAGAAATGAATGGCAAAATCGAATTTGTTGCATTTGATATTCGAGAGTACAAAAAACATATTAAAGAGCAAACAGAAAGCGGAGATAAAAAATTAATCGAACTCCAAAAGATTTTATCATCAACACATTTACTCACAGAACGATTTATAAATGACAGCAATACTCTAAATGAGAAATTTTATAGTGAACTGCTGCATATAATCGGTCTGGAGGAATATCCGGAAGGCGGCAAAAAATTAATTAAACGACAATCAGAAAGAAATCGCGATGAAGACTCACTCATCGAAGCAGCTATTACGCAAATTTCTTCTTTAGATAAACTTACACAAATTAAAAATCCCGAACAGTATGGGAAAAATACAGAAGACAGGCTTTTTAACATAGCTTTAGAACTTGCAATTACATGGATAAACCGAATACTATTCCTGAAACTGTTGGAATCGCAAATTGTCAGCTATCATCAAAATAACAAAGAGTATCTTTTTCTTAATAAAGAAAAAGTAAAAGGTTATGATGATTTGAATGATTTGTTTTTTCAGGTGTTAGCTGTTGAAGTTAAAAACAGGCGAAAAGTAATTCACGAGAAATTCCCGAAAGTACCATATTTGAACAGTTCGCTGTTTGAGCCAACAGAGTTAGAACTTCAGACAGTTGTAATCAGCAATCTTCCGGATAATACAAATATTACTTTGTATAAAAAATCCGTTGTAAACGGCGGCGTCCAAAAACTTACAACTCTGGAGTACCTTTTTAAGTTTTTAGACGCATACGATTTTTCATCCGAAGGACGGGAAGAGGTAGTAGAGGAAAATAAGGCTCTTATTACCGCTTCTGTACTGGGTTTGATATTCGAAAAAATAAACGGTTACAAGGACGGTTCGTTTTTTACGCCGGGCTTTATCACAATGTATATGTGCAGGGAAGTGATACGCAGAGCTGTTGTGCAGAAATTTAAGGAACAGACCGATTTTAAGAGCGATGAGTTTGGCGATTTAATAAATTATACAAGTCGTGCCTATAAGCAAACGGACATCGACAAATATAATGGGATTATCAATTCGTTGAAAATTTGCGACCCTGCGGTCGGCAGCGGGCATTTTCTTGTTTCTGCTCTTAATGAGATTATCGCAGTGAAATCAGATTTAGGAATCCTTTGCGACAAAAATGGCAAACCAATTCGGGATTATCTGGTTGACGTTGAAAACGATGAATTGTTAATACTTGATCGTCATAATGAATTTTTCAAATATGACCCTGAAAACAGGGAAACTCAAACGATTCAGAAAACTCTTTTTCAGGAAAAACAGACTATCATTGAAAATTGCCTTTTTGGTGTAGATATCAATCCTAATTCAGTGAAAATCTGCCGGCTGCGTTTATGGATTGAGCTATTGAAAAACGCATATTATAAAGAGGACGGTGAACTTGAAACTCTTCCCAATATTGACATAAATATCAAATGCGGAAACTCTTTAGTAAGTTTTCTGCCAATCAATAGTGATATAAGAACAATTTTTGACGGGGATGTAAATTTACAACGGTATAAAGACAGCGTGGTACTTTATAAACATGCGGAAGATAAAAGCACAAGAGATAAAATGCGGGCGTTTATCAACAATACTAAAGAGAAATTTCGTGCACGCGCCCTTTATGCAAGCGCTAACACGAAAATGCTTAAAAAATTAGAAAAAGAATATAGCATATTAGTCGCTCCTCAATTTTTCAGTGAAACGGAAGATGAAAAAAAAGAAAAGGCCAAGAAGCTGGC of Planctomycetaceae bacterium contains these proteins:
- the hisA gene encoding 1-(5-phosphoribosyl)-5-[(5-phosphoribosylamino)methylideneamino]imidazole-4-carboxamide isomerase, with product MEIIPAIDILGGKCVRLVQGEYNRYINYEDDPTKKAVEFKNAGAEWLHIIDLDGAKVGRCVNIDAIRDIAANMKDLKIQVGGGIRERQSVIDLLEMGITRVILGTKAVHDFDWFSTVVNEHPGKIVLSLDARGTKIATDGWKTDTSYELIDIAQKAALLPLDAIIFTDINKDGMLSGPNIERTKHLAETIKLPIIAAGGITTIEDIQKLAETKVIAAAIVGRALYENTIDLPQAIELCKKLN
- a CDS encoding Eco57I restriction-modification methylase domain-containing protein — translated: MAKTSETGQINIKQALNKAFRKLRPTRAEIDTLKSNLTKLLNGVTPKESEEYHKNLLKDFLKDTAFSNCSINTKERIDLVIHNGKEPTSDVGIIIEVKAPSNKNEMPTTDNLNAKATQELLFYFLRERITHKNHDIKHLIITNLYEWFIFDAKKIDKLADDTKLKKHFKDFDEGRLTFVKTESFYKEIISPVLKEMNGKIEFVAFDIREYKKHIKEQTESGDKKLIELQKILSSTHLLTERFINDSNTLNEKFYSELLHIIGLEEYPEGGKKLIKRQSERNRDEDSLIEAAITQISSLDKLTQIKNPEQYGKNTEDRLFNIALELAITWINRILFLKLLESQIVSYHQNNKEYLFLNKEKVKGYDDLNDLFFQVLAVEVKNRRKVIHEKFPKVPYLNSSLFEPTELELQTVVISNLPDNTNITLYKKSVVNGGVQKLTTLEYLFKFLDAYDFSSEGREEVVEENKALITASVLGLIFEKINGYKDGSFFTPGFITMYMCREVIRRAVVQKFKEQTDFKSDEFGDLINYTSRAYKQTDIDKYNGIINSLKICDPAVGSGHFLVSALNEIIAVKSDLGILCDKNGKPIRDYLVDVENDELLILDRHNEFFKYDPENRETQTIQKTLFQEKQTIIENCLFGVDINPNSVKICRLRLWIELLKNAYYKEDGELETLPNIDINIKCGNSLVSFLPINSDIRTIFDGDVNLQRYKDSVVLYKHAEDKSTRDKMRAFINNTKEKFRARALYASANTKMLKKLEKEYSILVAPQFFSETEDEKKEKAKKLALKKVQIDKLKGEIEKNIIEKENENALEWRYEFPELLDEKTSNFTGFDIIIGNPPYIKENDDKTIFDGLRDLEVYKGKMDIWYLFCGLGLDLLKDNAYICFIATNNWTTNYGAKKLRNKIVRDSKIIQLIDFNDFMVFDEASIQTMILLLKKDKTADKYNFDYRKIIETSDNFKPTDILNKNKNNPNIMLVSPLFNRDDMIEQTFTFSEKKDDNILKKIKANSNYILSKKELINGIHSHHDKVTKKMLNNLGKGTKIGQGIFALKIEELKSLGLIKKEQEDLIRPYYTSKQLHKYWANRENEEWIIYTTSEFKNIKNIKPYPNIQNHLDKFMSVITSDNKPYGLHRARDEEFFNGEKIIAVRKSPHEPVFTYTDFPCYVSAAFYSIKTDKVNMKYLTALLNSKLIKFWLDHKGKKQGNNFQVDAEPLTQIPLMKISGNEQEPFIALVDEILAMKNKDPKANTSGLEKQIDEMVYKLYGLTDDEIKIVKSEK